The DNA region CGGCGCCGAGGCCGGAGCTTAAGCCTTTCGGGCTGGGGGCTGAGGGCCGGGGGCGGACGACTCGTTACAATGCCCTCCATGACCAGCGACCTCTACCACGCCGAAGGCTTCACCCCCACTCCGGAACTGTCGGGCGAGCGCCAGACCCGCTTCTCGCAGGTGCCCGAACTCGGCGACGGCATCGAGCCGGGCAAGGCCTACCGCGCCGTGCTGGAGACGAGCAAGGGCCGCCTCGTCATTGACCTGTACTCCGACGACGCGCCCATGACCGTCAATTCCTTTGCGTACCTGATCCGGCACCACTATTACGACGGCATCAAGTTCCACCGGGTGATCGACGGCTTCATGGCGCAGGGCGGCGACCCCACCGGCACGGGCACGGGCGGCCCCGGCTACACCTTCGACGACGAGATCAACGGCAACCGCCACGACGGCAAGGGCGTGCTGAGCATGGCGAATGCGGGCCTCCGGATGGGGCAGGGCACCAACGGCTCGCAGTTTTTCATCACCTTCGGCCCCACCCCGCACCTCGACGGCAAGCACACCGTCTTCGGGCGCGTGGTGGAGGGGCTGGACGTGCTCGACCGCCTCACCCGCATCCAGCCGGGAATGCCCGGCACCCCCGACGTGATCGAGCGGGCGTATCTGGTGGAGAAGAGCGCGGGCTGAGGCCCTGAGGCTGCGCGGCCGGGGGCGGGGGCGAGGGGGAGACTGCCGCCCCCGGCCGCTGTGTGGGAAGGCCGTGAGAAGCGGAGGGGTAGACTGCCCCCATGGACAACCGCACGAACCTCGACGACTACCTCGCGGGACTGGGGATCGCGGACGCGGACGAGACGGCCTCGCCGCCCCCGGCCCCGGAGGCCCTCCCGGCCGCTGTCCCCGTGGCGGAGGCCGCCCCCGAGGACCCCCGCGCGGCCCTGGAGCGTTTTTTGACCGGCCTGACCGCGCGCATCGACCCCGGCCTGAGCGTCACCGTCCGGGAAGGCGAGGACGCGCTGGAAGCCGAGATCACGGGCGAGAGCGCCGCGCGGCTGGCGGGCCGCGACGGGCGCACCCTGGGCGCCATCGAGGTGATCGCCTACACGGTTCTCGCCAAGCAGGCGGGCCGCAGCGACCTGCGGGTGCGGGTGGATGTGGGCGGCTTTCGCAAGCGGCAGGCCGACACGCTCGCCAAACTGGCCGAGCGCCTCGCCGTGCAGGTCGCCAAAAGCGGTGAGGCGCACGAGCTTCAGCCTATGCCTGCGGGCGAGCGCCGGGTGATTCATATCGCCCTCAAGGAGCATCCCGACGTGACCACCGAATCGGTGGGCGAAGGCACCTCGCGGCGCCTGATCATCCGGCCCCGGCACGGCTAGCCGCAGACCGTGAGCGGTGAGAAGGCGTCCCGGCCGCCGCTAACCACCCCCGCGCCCACCCTGCGCGAATGGCTGCGGGAAGCCGCCCACGCGCTGCGGGAGGCGGGCGTGCCCTCGCCGGAAGCGGATGCCCGGGCGCTGGTCTTGCATGGCTTG from Deinococcus budaensis includes:
- a CDS encoding peptidylprolyl isomerase; this translates as MTSDLYHAEGFTPTPELSGERQTRFSQVPELGDGIEPGKAYRAVLETSKGRLVIDLYSDDAPMTVNSFAYLIRHHYYDGIKFHRVIDGFMAQGGDPTGTGTGGPGYTFDDEINGNRHDGKGVLSMANAGLRMGQGTNGSQFFITFGPTPHLDGKHTVFGRVVEGLDVLDRLTRIQPGMPGTPDVIERAYLVEKSAG
- a CDS encoding protein jag, which gives rise to MDNRTNLDDYLAGLGIADADETASPPPAPEALPAAVPVAEAAPEDPRAALERFLTGLTARIDPGLSVTVREGEDALEAEITGESAARLAGRDGRTLGAIEVIAYTVLAKQAGRSDLRVRVDVGGFRKRQADTLAKLAERLAVQVAKSGEAHELQPMPAGERRVIHIALKEHPDVTTESVGEGTSRRLIIRPRHG